The Kribbella sp. NBC_00662 nucleotide sequence CATGGCGGAGTTCGCCGACGAGCACCAAGTCGTCGTCCTCGCGCCGTTGTTCCCGGCCGGGATCATCGATCCGGAAGATCTGCACAACTTCAAGTTCATCGAGTACCAGGGCATCCGGTACGACGAGGCGTTGCTGGCGATGGTCGACGAGGTCAGCCGCCGGTACCCGATCGACCCGGATGTGTTCTATCTGCACGGATTCTCCGGTGGCGGCCAGTTCGCGCACCGCTTCCTCTATCTTCATCCCGATCGGCTGGCCGGAGTGTCGATCGGTGCTCCCGGCCGGATCACCCAGCTCGACGACAGCCTCCCCTGGTGGCTCGGCACCAAGGATCTCGAGCAGCGCTTCGGCCGTGCCGTCGACCTCGAGTCGCTGCGCCGGGTGCCGATCCTGATGGTTGTCGGCGACAACGACGTCGAGACCTGGGAGATCGACAACCCCGGCGGGTCCAACTGGATGGACGGCGTCGAGAAGACCGGTAGCACCCGGATCGAGCGGCTGCGCACGCTCGAGCGCGATTTCCTTGCCCAAGGCATCGACGTCCGGTTCGAACTGGTCCCCGGAGTCGCACACCGCGGCTCCCTGATCCTTCCGGCCGTCCGCGACTTCTTCGCCGGACTGCTGCGGTCCCGGCCCGGGATCCACCGCCCCACCCCTGTAACGCCTCTTCGACACCAGGAGTGATTGCCATGTCCAACACCGCTTCGAGGCTGCGGCGGTCGATCGCCGTCCTCACCTTGACCGTCGCGGCGGTCGGCCTGGCCGGGTGCGGCGGCACGTCAGCATCACCGGCCACCGGCGGCGCACCGAACGCCAACCGGGCCGCGGCCGTGCAAGGGATCAGCTCGGAGGTGAATCTCGAGCAGTGCGGCAAGCCGACCAGGACGATCAAGCACGACCTCGGCACCACCACCGTCACCGGCGACCCGAAGCGGGTCGTCGCCCTGGAGTTCTCGTTCGTCGACGCGCTGGTCGCGGTCGGTATCGCGCCGGTCGGGATCGCCGACGACGACAAGCCGGAGCGGATCATCCCCGGCCTGAAGGACAAGGTCGGCAACTACAAGTCGGTCGGTCTGCGCGCGACCCCGAACATCCAGGTGCTCACCGCGCTCAAGCCCGACCTGATCCTGGCCGACAGCGGCCGGCACAAGGCGATCTACGCCCAGCTGTCGAAGATCGCGCCGACCGTTGCCTACGCCAGCCTGAACGGCAACTACCAGCAGGTGATGGACAGCGAGATGTCCGCGGCGATCGCGCTGAACAAGTGCGACCAGATGAAGACCCGGCTGGCCGAGCACGACAAGATCCTCAACGATCTCAAGGCCAAGGCGAAGTCCGGCGAGGCCCGCAAGGCGTTGTTCGCGGTGTCGTCCGACAAGGAGTTCACCGGCTTCCCGCCGAAGGCCTACACCCCCGGCGTGCTGGCCCTGCTCGGGATCAAGTCCCCGCTGGCCGACGACAGCGGCGACGCCACGGTCTCGCTGACACTGGAGACGGTGGTCAGCACGAAGCCGGACATCATGTTCATCGCCGGCCAGACCGGTGACACGCTGGCCGACACGTGGGAGAAGAGTCCGCTCTGGAAGCAGATCCCGGCGGTCAAGGACAACGCGACGTACAAGGTCGACCAGAACATCTGGTCACGCTCACGTGGTCTGGTCGCCTCGGAGTTGATCGCCCAGGAAGCGGTCAAGAACCTCTACGGGAGCTGACATGTCCCAGTCGACAACGGTCGTACCCCAACCCACCGAGCACCGGCGTCCGAAGATCGTCACCAGCAAGCAGCGGGTCACCTGGGTGGCCCTGGTCCTGCTGGCGCTGTTGGTGGTCGGCGTCGTCTGGGGCCTGTCCATCGGCAGTCAGCACATCTCGCTCTCTCGGTTGCCCGGGGCAATCTTCAGGGCCGACGAGCCGGACGAGCTGATCCTGCAGTCGATCCGGATGCCCAGAGTCGTGCTGGCCCTGATGGTCGGCGGTGCGCTCGCCGTGGCGGGTGCCTTGATGCAGGCGGTCGCGGCGAACCCGCTGGCGGCTCCCGAGATCATGGGTGTCAACGCCGGTGCGGTGTTCGTGGTCGTGCTCGCGGTGACCGTCGTACCGTCGCTGTCCGGCGCGCCCACGATTCTCCTGGCGTTCGGCGGCGCCGCCGTGGCCGGCGTGTCGGTGATGCTGCTCGCCGGGTCGGGTCGCGGGCGGGTGAGCCCGGTCCGCCTGGCCCTGGCCGGCGTCACCGCGAGCAGTCTGCTGATCTCGCTCACCCAGGTCCTGATCATCTTCGACGAGAACTCCGCGGACAGCGTGCTGTTCTGGCTCGTCGGCGGCGTGAACTTCGCCGGCTGGGGCGACATCCGCAACCTGCTCCCCTGGCTCGTCATCGGGCTGGTCGGCGCGTTCTCGATGTCGCGCTCGCTCAACCTGCTCGCCCTCGGCGACGACATGGCGCGCGGCCTCGGTCAGAACGTCGAACGGACCCGCCTGCTCGGGTCGGCCTTCGTGGTCGTGCTGAGCGGCGCGGCCGTCTCGGTGGCCGGTCCGGTCGCGTTCATCGGCCTGATCGTGCCGCACATCATCCGCCGGCTGGCCGGCTCCAACTACACCGTGCTCCTCCCCCTGTGCGCGGCGGCCGGGAGTGTCCTCGTGCTGTACGCCGACATCCTGTCCCGCTACGTCAAACCGCCGTACGAGGTCCCGGCCGGTGTGGTGACCGCACTCATCGGTGCGCCGATCTTCGTGTACCTGGCCCGTCGACAGAAGGTGACTTCATCGTGAGTACTGCGATTGTCGCGCAACACGTCCGGCGGACGACGCTGGCGCAGCGGTATCCGCATGTCCTGATGGGATCGCTCGGCGTGCTGGCCGTCGTACTCAGCTTCTACAGCCTCAGTGTCGGCGCGACCGAGGTGTCGATGCACGACGTCTTCAACGCCCTCACCGGCAACACCAGCAATCAGGCCGCGCAGATCGTGGTCGACTTCCAGCTGCCGCGGGTGATTCTCGCCTGGCTGGTCGGCATCGCGCTGGCCGTGTCCGGTGGAGTGATGCAGGGCGTCATCCGCAACCCGCTGGCCGCTCCCGACGTCGTTGGGGTGACCAAGGGTGCGGGGTTCGCGGGCATGCTGTTGCTGCTCGCGATCCCGGGCGTTCCGGTGCTGGCCGTCGTACCGGCGGCCTTCGTCGGCGGGCTGCTGGCCGCGGCGCTGGTGTACTTGCTGGCCTACCGGCGTGGCGCGACGCCGGTGCGGATCGCGCTCGTCGGTGTCGCTGTCAGCGCGGCGTTCGAGGCGGGCATCCGGTTCCTGCTGGTCCGGAATCCTCTGGATGTCAGCGCGGCGCTGATCTGGTTGACCGGCAGTCTGTTCGGCCGGTCGATGAGCTCGGTGTACGAGATCCTCCCGTGGGTCGTGGTGCTGGTGCCGTTGGTACTGATCTGGGCCCGCAAGCTCGACGTACTCGGCCTCGGTGACGACCTGGCCGCCGGACTGGGCGAGCCGGTCGAGAAGACCCGACGGCTCCTGCTGCTGTTCGCGGTCGCGCTCGCCTCGTCAGCGGTCGCGGTGTCCGGCACCATCGGGTTCATCGGCCTGATCGCCCCGCATATGGCCCGCCGCGTCTTCGGCGGGCGGCACCTGGCCTCGCTTCCGTCGGCCGCACTCTTCGGTGTCCTGCTGATGTTGTTCGCCGACATGCTCGGCCGCGGCCTCGCGCCGCCACTCGAGATCCCGGCCGGCCTGGTGACAGCGGTCATCGGCGGTCCGTACTTCCTGTACCTGCTCGTGAAGACCGGAAAGTAGGAGACTCATCATGCGACTGCAGGCACAGGGCGTCCAGCTCGCCTACGACCAGCACGTCATCGCCAAGGACCTGACGCTCACGATCCCCGACGGGAAGGTCAGCGTCCTGATCGGACCGAACGGCTCGGGCAAGAGCACCGCGCTGCGGGCGCTGGCGCGGCTGTTGCCGCCCTCCAAGGGCAGCGTGATCCTTGACGGCAAGTCGATCCAGGACACGTCGACGAAGGAGGTGGCCCGGCTGCTGGCGATCCTGCCGCAGGTCCTGGTCGCGCCGGAGTCGATCTCGGTCGAGGATCTGGTCTGGTTCGGCCGCCATCCGCACCGGGTCTCGCTCAAGGTGCCGAGTGCGGCCGACAAGGAAGCCGTCGAGTGGGCCATGGCGGTGACTCGTACGGCGGAGCTGCGGCATCAGCACGTCGATCAGTTGTCCGGCGGTCAGCGGCAGCGGGTGTGGATCGCGCTGTGTCTTGCGCAGGGTACGGATCTGATCCTGCTCGACGAGCCCACGACGTACCTCGATGTGGCTTACCAGCTCGAAGTACTGGATCTGCTGCATCAGCTGAACCAGGAGCAGGGCAAGACCGTGGCGATGGTGCTGCACGACTTCAACATGGCGGCCGAGTACGCCGATCACGTGTTCGTGATGAAGTCCGGCAAGCTCGTCACCGAGGGTACGCCGGAGGACGTGTTCACCTGCGACATCATCCGCGACGTGTTCGGGGTGGAGTCGAAGGTCGTCCCGCATCCGGTCAGCGGCAAGCCGATGTGCATCCCGCTCCGCGCGGGCCTGCGAACCCAACCCCAGGTAGCGGTGGCGAACTGCTGATGCGGTGAGAGTATGGCCGCATGGCGGAGGGGATTCTGGCGCTTGCCCAGGAATTGGCGGAGATCAGTCGGCTGGTCGAGGACGACGATGTCGGTACGACGTTGTCGCGTTTCGTCCGGCGGATGGTGCAGACCGTTCCGGACTGTGACGAGTCGTCGCTGACGGTCCTCACCGACGGACAGCCCGAGATCGTGGCGAGGTACCACCGGACCACGGACCCGATCTCGGAGCCGTCACGGGCAGCGCTGGACGCCGAGCTGACCACGAAGAGCGGTCCGGTGTTCGACACGCTGACGTACGGCGAGCCGCGCCGGATCGCCGATCTGGCCGTGGACTACCGCTGGCCGCAGTTCGCGGCGGCCGGAATCAATGCCGGCTATCGCAGCTGCCTTTTCCTGCCGCTCCCGGCGGCTCACGACGATGTCGCGACATTCAGCCTGTTCTCCGGCAAACCGAACGCCTTCGGCGGTGCGTCGTACGACCTCGTCCTGCTGTTCACGCTGCACGCCGGGGCCGCCTTCGACAACGTGCAGCTCTACCAGGACAGCACGAAGCTGGTGTCCCAGCTCCAAGCCGCACTCGCCAACAGGACCGTGATCGGGCAGGCGCAGGGCATTCTGATGCACCGCTACGATCTCTCCGCGGATACCGCTTTCACGGTCCTCAAGCGCGGCTCGCAGGACGGGAACATGAAGCTGCGGGCGCTGGCGCTCGAGCTCGTCGAGGCCCAGACCGAGGGCACACTCAGCCAGACTCTGACCAAGCGCGGCCTGATCTCCGGCTGAACCCACGCTCGTTCAGAGCAGGTAGCGGTCTGCCGGACCGACGATGCGGAGCCAGCGGGACGCGTACGGTTCCAGCTGCAGCGACAGCGAGCCGTTCTCGGCGAGTTCGGTGGTGTCGTCGCGGAGCAGGTCGACCGCACGCAGTCCGACGCCCGAACCGACCACGCCCAGCGTCACCTCGGTGGGCTCCGCACCGAAGTTGTGGGCAGTGACGATCGCGCCGCCTTCGTACTCCGAGCGGTGCGCGAAGACCGTGGGCGCGTTGTGCTCGAGGATCGTGCACTCTCCCCACGACAACTCCGGGCACTCCCGATAGCGCCGTACGAGCAGCTTGATCCAGTTGAGCAACGAGTCCGGGTCGCGGCGTTGCGCAGCGACGTTGACGTGCTCAGGGCCGAACTCCCCCTCGGTCACCGGCGCCGTGAGCTCCGACGGTTCAGCCGTGGAAAAGCCGCCGTTCGGACCAGCTGTCCACTGCATCGGCGTACGGACAGCGCCCCGGCCTTCGATCGCGAGGTTCTCGCCCATGCCGATCTCCTCGCCGTAGAACAGCACCGGCGTACCGGGCAGCGAGAACAGCAGGCTGTAGACCATCTTGAGCCGCGCCTGGTCGTTGCCGAGCATCGGTGGCAGGCGGCGGCGCAGGCCGCGACCGTAGAGCTGCATGTCCTTCTCCGGGCCGAAGGCGTCGAAGACCTCCTGCCGCTCGTCGTCGGACAGCTTCTCCAGGGTCAGCTCGTCGTGGTTGCGTACGAACGTTCCCCACTGGCTCTCCTCGGCGGTCGACGGGCGTTGCCGCAGCGACTTCACCAACTCGGCCGGATCGTTGCGTGCCAGCGACAGGTACAGCCGCTGCATCCCGATGAAGTCGAAGCACATCGTCAGCTCGTCGCCGTCCTCGTCACCGAAGAACCGGCGTACCTCGGGATACGGCAGATTCACCTCACCGAGCATGATCGCCTGCCCGTCCCGGCGATCCAGGAACGCCCGCAGATCGCGCAGGTAGTCGTGCGGATCGGGCAGGTTGCCGGCGTCCTCGGCCCCGGTCGTGTCGAGCAGGAACGGTACGGCGTCCACCCGGAAGCCGGACAGGCCGAGCTGCAACCAGAAGCCCATCACCCGCTGGATCTCCTCGCGCACCTCGGCGTTCGCGATGTCGAGATCCGGCTGGTACTTGTAGAAGCGGTGCAGGTAGTACTGGCCCGCTTCCTCGTCGTACTGCCACAGACTCGTCTCCTGGTCCGGGAAGACGATGCCCTCGTGCTGGTTCGCCGGCGCCTCGTCGCGCCAGACATACCAACCGCGGTACGGCGATTCTCGCGACGCGCGGGCGCTCCGGAACCACGGATGCGCGTCGGAGGTGTGGTTGACCACCAGGTCCGCGATCACCCGGATCCCCCGATCCTGCGCGAGGGTGATCAACTCGACCAGATCACCGTGGCTGCCCAGGCGCGGATCG carries:
- a CDS encoding alpha/beta hydrolase — translated: MIGQRAEPTSAHFARGKTPIFASQYDQRLGYCLYVPQNLSTDQAPLLVMQHGTERNASLYRDHMAEFADEHQVVVLAPLFPAGIIDPEDLHNFKFIEYQGIRYDEALLAMVDEVSRRYPIDPDVFYLHGFSGGGQFAHRFLYLHPDRLAGVSIGAPGRITQLDDSLPWWLGTKDLEQRFGRAVDLESLRRVPILMVVGDNDVETWEIDNPGGSNWMDGVEKTGSTRIERLRTLERDFLAQGIDVRFELVPGVAHRGSLILPAVRDFFAGLLRSRPGIHRPTPVTPLRHQE
- a CDS encoding Fe(3+) dicitrate ABC transporter substrate-binding protein; amino-acid sequence: MSNTASRLRRSIAVLTLTVAAVGLAGCGGTSASPATGGAPNANRAAAVQGISSEVNLEQCGKPTRTIKHDLGTTTVTGDPKRVVALEFSFVDALVAVGIAPVGIADDDKPERIIPGLKDKVGNYKSVGLRATPNIQVLTALKPDLILADSGRHKAIYAQLSKIAPTVAYASLNGNYQQVMDSEMSAAIALNKCDQMKTRLAEHDKILNDLKAKAKSGEARKALFAVSSDKEFTGFPPKAYTPGVLALLGIKSPLADDSGDATVSLTLETVVSTKPDIMFIAGQTGDTLADTWEKSPLWKQIPAVKDNATYKVDQNIWSRSRGLVASELIAQEAVKNLYGS
- a CDS encoding FecCD family ABC transporter permease; its protein translation is MSQSTTVVPQPTEHRRPKIVTSKQRVTWVALVLLALLVVGVVWGLSIGSQHISLSRLPGAIFRADEPDELILQSIRMPRVVLALMVGGALAVAGALMQAVAANPLAAPEIMGVNAGAVFVVVLAVTVVPSLSGAPTILLAFGGAAVAGVSVMLLAGSGRGRVSPVRLALAGVTASSLLISLTQVLIIFDENSADSVLFWLVGGVNFAGWGDIRNLLPWLVIGLVGAFSMSRSLNLLALGDDMARGLGQNVERTRLLGSAFVVVLSGAAVSVAGPVAFIGLIVPHIIRRLAGSNYTVLLPLCAAAGSVLVLYADILSRYVKPPYEVPAGVVTALIGAPIFVYLARRQKVTSS
- a CDS encoding FecCD family ABC transporter permease, with the translated sequence MSTAIVAQHVRRTTLAQRYPHVLMGSLGVLAVVLSFYSLSVGATEVSMHDVFNALTGNTSNQAAQIVVDFQLPRVILAWLVGIALAVSGGVMQGVIRNPLAAPDVVGVTKGAGFAGMLLLLAIPGVPVLAVVPAAFVGGLLAAALVYLLAYRRGATPVRIALVGVAVSAAFEAGIRFLLVRNPLDVSAALIWLTGSLFGRSMSSVYEILPWVVVLVPLVLIWARKLDVLGLGDDLAAGLGEPVEKTRRLLLLFAVALASSAVAVSGTIGFIGLIAPHMARRVFGGRHLASLPSAALFGVLLMLFADMLGRGLAPPLEIPAGLVTAVIGGPYFLYLLVKTGK
- a CDS encoding ABC transporter ATP-binding protein; the encoded protein is MRLQAQGVQLAYDQHVIAKDLTLTIPDGKVSVLIGPNGSGKSTALRALARLLPPSKGSVILDGKSIQDTSTKEVARLLAILPQVLVAPESISVEDLVWFGRHPHRVSLKVPSAADKEAVEWAMAVTRTAELRHQHVDQLSGGQRQRVWIALCLAQGTDLILLDEPTTYLDVAYQLEVLDLLHQLNQEQGKTVAMVLHDFNMAAEYADHVFVMKSGKLVTEGTPEDVFTCDIIRDVFGVESKVVPHPVSGKPMCIPLRAGLRTQPQVAVANC
- a CDS encoding ANTAR domain-containing protein, which gives rise to MAEGILALAQELAEISRLVEDDDVGTTLSRFVRRMVQTVPDCDESSLTVLTDGQPEIVARYHRTTDPISEPSRAALDAELTTKSGPVFDTLTYGEPRRIADLAVDYRWPQFAAAGINAGYRSCLFLPLPAAHDDVATFSLFSGKPNAFGGASYDLVLLFTLHAGAAFDNVQLYQDSTKLVSQLQAALANRTVIGQAQGILMHRYDLSADTAFTVLKRGSQDGNMKLRALALELVEAQTEGTLSQTLTKRGLISG
- a CDS encoding alpha-amylase family protein, with the protein product MRLTETADIWWKNAVVYCLDVETFFDTDGDGCGDLRGVGQRIDHLADLGVTCLWLMPFYPSPDRDDGYDITDFYGVDPRLGSHGDLVELITLAQDRGIRVIADLVVNHTSDAHPWFRSARASRESPYRGWYVWRDEAPANQHEGIVFPDQETSLWQYDEEAGQYYLHRFYKYQPDLDIANAEVREEIQRVMGFWLQLGLSGFRVDAVPFLLDTTGAEDAGNLPDPHDYLRDLRAFLDRRDGQAIMLGEVNLPYPEVRRFFGDEDGDELTMCFDFIGMQRLYLSLARNDPAELVKSLRQRPSTAEESQWGTFVRNHDELTLEKLSDDERQEVFDAFGPEKDMQLYGRGLRRRLPPMLGNDQARLKMVYSLLFSLPGTPVLFYGEEIGMGENLAIEGRGAVRTPMQWTAGPNGGFSTAEPSELTAPVTEGEFGPEHVNVAAQRRDPDSLLNWIKLLVRRYRECPELSWGECTILEHNAPTVFAHRSEYEGGAIVTAHNFGAEPTEVTLGVVGSGVGLRAVDLLRDDTTELAENGSLSLQLEPYASRWLRIVGPADRYLL